GAAAGGCACCGGCTGAAAGACCCGGTTTGGGGCACCGTCACCGCCGTGGCCTCCACCCTCTTCTTGCTCGATCTGGTCGTGCCCAGCCTGGGAACGTTGAGTTCCCTGACGCTGCTCGGCGCGCTGTCCGCGCTGGGTTTGGGCGGCATCTTCACCAGCGACCTGTTGCGCAAGGTTCGGACCGGTCGTTTGCGCGAGATGTTCGAAAGCTCCTTGCAAGGCATTCTGACCAAGGCGACCGATCCCTTGTGGCGGACGCCGGCGCTGAAAAAACTGGAGCTGCGAAACCTGACCCGGCGTTTGCAAAGCTGGGAACGCTCACTGCCCGAGGTGCGATGATGGAAAGCGGCCGTCGCCTGCGGCAACTCAACGACGAATTGCAGCGCTTTCTGGCGTCGCCGGAACCGGCCGCCGTTCAGCCGTTGCACGGTCCGGACGATTTGATGGTCTGGTTTCTGCTGGGCGGCAAGGACGTCGGCAAGTCTTCGTTCCTCAACGCTCTCTTTGGCAAAACGATTAACGCCGAGCCGCGCGGCAGCGCCGAAGGCACCGCCCGCTTCGTCGCCTATCTCCACGAAGCCTATCGCGCCGAATTGCAGAAACGCCTGGACGGACTGCCGATCGACATCGAATTCCAGTTGCACCAAAGCGAAGCCCTGCGCCAGCTTTGCGTGATTGACAGTCCCGATTTCGACAGTCGATTCGATCGCCACGTCAACCAGGTCCGCCGCGTCATCCAGGCCGGCGTGACCGACGGGGCGGTTCTCCTGGCCAGTCCCGCCAAATACAAAGACCGGCAATTCTGGCAGGCCTTCGAGAAACTGGCCGACGCGATCTCGCCCCAGCATATCCTGTTCGCCCTGACCAAGGCCGACTCGCTCGGCGACTACCTGGCGGAAGTACGCGCCGATTTCACCGCGACGATCGCCCGTCGCCTGGGCCGCTGGCAGGATCAGACCGCGACGAGCCGCCGCGACGAACCCGCGACCGCCGTCTTCCTGATCGATTCCCTCACGAAGAACTTCGACTTTCCCCGCTTGGAAGATCGCTTGTTGAGCCGGATGACGACCGCCGAGGTGCGCCGTGTCCAGGACGAAAATCAACAGCACGCGGCGGAATTGGGGCTGAATCAAATCCGCCGGCATTACCAATTGGACGAATTCCAAACGGCATTGAATCGCGCCGCCGATCCGGAACGCCAAGAGGAAATCTTCGACAGTTACTTCCCCGCCCCCTATTTCCTCCTGCTCGGCGAACGCTTGCGCAACCGGGAGGAAATCGGACTCCGCCTCCGCCGCGGGCTGGCGGCAAACGCGGAGCATACCTTGGCCGGGTTCCCGACGATTCTGGGTGTGGGGCGCTGGTTCGGCTCGCTGCTGCCGTTTCGCCAGGCCGGGGGACAATTCGCCGACAATTTTGACGAACTCCGCCTTCCCGCCTCCTTTTTCCAGTGGGGACAGGAAAATCTGACCGATCGTTTACTGGCCGCGCGTCGCGAGACCGGCGCCGAACTGTTGCGGCAATGGCCGGAAATGACGGAGCGTTATCTGCACGATGAACATTCGATCGAAATCGAGCTGGCGCAGTGCGTGGCCGACCAGTTGCCGGCCGCCGGAAGGCGGCTGTTTTCGCGCCCGTTTCAAATACTCCTCAATTTGCCGGTCTATCTCTACGCGCTTTTCTTTCTGGTGCTGGTGTTTTATCCGGCCTTTATTCTATTACAGGCCTGGTCGATCTTTCCGGCGCCGCGTCTGGCCGACTGGCTGACTCTCGACAACGTCCGGATGTCGTTTTTCGGTTTTTTTGGTTATTACACCATTGCATCGTTTTACGTGGCGCGTCGCCGCCGAATGCAGCTCGGTCAGGTGATGGATGCTTTCATTCAGGACTCGCTCGGCGCGCTGGAAGATCGGTTGAAAGCTATGGTAGCTTGGCCAATCACTAGAATTTCCAGGGATTTCACGGTACTCGCCGCGTCGCTGCCGCCGCCCGGTGACGGCCGTCCGGAAACCAGTTTGAATTCCGAGGAAAAACGAGTAACTTAAAAGGAAAATGCGCGGATCCGATTTTTTGGGGAGGATTGGATCATGGGAAGCATTTCATCTGAGGAAAATCAAAATCAAGAGAGAATGATTGCGATCGAGTTGCTTCGATTGCTCACCGAGCAGATGGATTTGCGTTCATTCATCCAACTGGTTCTGACCCGAATTCAGGAATATCTTACTTGCGAAGCCGTGGGCATCCGCCTGCGCGAGGGCGACGATTTCCCGTATTTTAAAACACAAGGCTTTCCCGCCGAATTCGTGGAAATGGAAAACTCCCTTTGCGCGCGCGACCTGAGCGGCCAACTGTTGTGCGATGAAATCGGCAATCCACTGCTCGAGTGCATGTGCGGCAACATCCTTTGCGGCCGCTTCGATCCGCAATTACCCTTTTTCACCCCGGCGGGTTCATTTTGGTGCAACAATACAACCCGGTTACTGGCCACGACCACCGAGGAAGAACGCCAGACCAAGACGCGCAATCGGTGTAATAGCGAAGGTTACGAGTCGGTGGCCCTGATTCCATTGCGCTCCAACGAACAAACCTTCGGCCTGCTGCAACTCAACGACCGCCGTCCCGACATTTTTACCCGCGAAAAAGTCGAATTCATCGAATCGCTGGCGTCTCTCCTGTCGATGGGGCTGGCGATCAAACAACTGAACGAACGAATCGCGGGACGCGAACGTTTTCTCCGGCTGGTGATCGACAACGATCCGAATTGCATCTTCGTCAAGGATCTGAACGGCCGCTACCTGCTGGCCAATCGGGCCTTGGCCGAACTGTATCAGGTCGACGTACGGCATCTGGAAGGTCACACCGACCTGGAAATGACCGTCGACATCCCTTCCTTACAGCTGGACACCGAGATTTATCGCCGGGATGACCGGGAGGTAATCGAAACCCAGCAAATCAAGCGCATTCCGATCGAGCCGTTCACCGGTAAAAACGGTGAAACCCGTTGGCTGAGCACGGTGAAAATCCCCCTGGAATTCGATCAGCGCGGCGATTGCGTCCTGGGCGTCGCGGTCGACGTGACCGAGGCGCAAAAAGTCCTGGCGGCGAAGGAGGAATCCGAACGGCGCTACCGGACCATTTTCGAGAATGCCGCCGACGCCATTTATATCGTCTCGAAAACCGGCTGCATTCTGGATGCCAATCGCCTGGCTTGTGAACGGCTGGGTTATACCAAGCAGGAAATGACGTCCCTGACGCTGGCGCAAATCGACACGCCGGAATTCTATCAAGATGTGCCGGCCCATATGCAAGAATTGGAGCAAACCGGGGCGACATTCTTCGAAACCGTGCATCGTGCCAAGGACGGTCGCCTCTTTTCGATCGAACTGAGCGCGCGGCACATCGATTACTACGGCGAGATCGCCATTCTGAGCATCGCGCGAGACATCACCGAACGGAAAAATCGCGAACAATCCTTGCGACTGGCGCGGGAAGAACTGGAAAAACGGGTCGAAGAACGGACCCGGGAGCTTTACCAGACCAACCTTCAGCTCTTACGCGAAATCGACAAGCAAAAACGAATCGAGCGCTCGCTTCGTTTTCGCGAGGATCATTTCAAACGCACCTTCGACCAATCGCCGATCGGCGCCGCGATCGTTTCGCTCGAATTCCGGTTTGTGCGGGTAAACGAGGAATTTTGTCGAATCACCGGCTACCAGGAGATCGAACTGTTGTCCATGGGCTTTCCCGAAATCACCCATCCCGACGATCTGGAACAGGACGTTCGCTACTGCCGGCAGTTGGCCGCCGGGGAAATCGATCACTATCAAATGGAAAAGCGCTACATCGCGAAAGACGGGAATGTGGTGTGGGTGCGACTGTCGGTGCGGCTGATGCGCGACGCCCAAGGCGACCCGCTCTACTTTCTGCCGATGGTTCAGGACATCGACAACCGCAAACAAATGGAAAAGGAACTGGCCGAAAAACAGCGCAGCCTGGTCGAAAACAACTACCTGTTGGAACAAAAAAATACCGCGCTTCACGAACTGATGCAGCAAGTCAAGGATGAAAAAGAGCGAACCGAAAAGCAGATCCGGCAGCACTTGGAGCAATTCGTTTTCCCGTTGATTCAACGGCTCAAGACGGAGGATCGCCTTCCCAGTACACCGACGCTGGAATTGTTGGAAGATAATTTACACAACCTGGCCAAGACCCTGCCGCAAGACAAACAAAATCAGCTTCGGTCGCTCTCACGCCGGGAAATCGAGATCTGCAACATGATTCGCGGCGGTCTTGCCACCAAGGAAATCGCCGGCATCCTGAGTATCTCGCCGCGCAGCGTGGACACGCATCGCAACAAAATTCGCAAAAAACTGGGCTTGACGGGGAAGACGATCAACCTCGAGTCCTATTTGACGAATATCTGATCGCCTCGCGAAGAAGACCCGACCGATCGGTGGGTCGCGACTGAAAACGGCGAAACGCTCCGTCGCTTGATCAGCCGCCGCCACCGTGAATCCTTTTGGGAGCGGACGGATGTCGGCGGAAAGAAAAATCCGTGTCCTGATCGTCGAAGACGACAACCTGGCGGCGGAAGCGGCGAAAATCCTTCTGGAAGATACCGGGTATCTCGTGATCGGCCGGGCGGAAAACGGCGCCCGTGCGGTCGAGCTGACCCAATCGTTAAAACCCGACGTGATCCTGCTGGACATTCAAATGCCGGGGATGGACGGCCTGGCCGCCGCCCGGCGAATCAATGAGGTGCGACCGACCCCCCTCGTCGTGCTGACGGCTGACGACCGGCCCGAATTGGTGGCTGAGGCCGGGCGGGTCGGCGTCGGCGCCTTTCTGCGCAAACCGCCGAACGCCGAGGAAATGAATCGGGCGATTATCGTGACCCTGGCCCGCTTCGCCGACCTGACCGCCCTGCGTGAGTTGAACGAGCGAATCGTCGCCGAGATGGAGATCAGCGCCAAGCGGGAAAATCAATACCATTCCATCATCCGGACCACGGTGGACGGTTTCTGGATGATGGATCTTGACGGGCGGATTCTGGAGGCAAATCAGGCGCTCGTCGAAATGCTGGGCTATTCCATTCCCGAGCTGCTCGCGCTGCGAGTTCAGGACATCGAAGCGCCGGAGACGGCCGGCGAAACGCGAGAACACATCGCCGCGGCCGGCCGATCGGGAAAGGCCCGTTTCGAGGCTCGCCTGCGGCACAAGGATGGACGAATTCTCGCCGTTGAAATCAGCATGAATATCCTCGCCGGCGAGGAAAAGTACATCGTCTTTGCCCGGGACAGCACCGATCGGCGGCGGGCCGAACAGGCCTTACGGGAAAGCGAGCAGCGTTATCGCGAGCTGTTCGAAAACGCGCCGGTCGGCATCTTCGCCACGACCTCCGATGGCCGGGCGATCCTGATCAATCCGATGATGGCGCGCATTCTGGGTTACTCCTCGATCGCGGAAACACTCGCGCATTACACCGATCTGGCCCGGCAGTTGTACGTGCGACCGGAACGCCGCGCGGAGTTGGTCCGACAACTGGCGCAAGATGGGAAAGTGGAAAATTTCGTCTATGAGGCCCTCACCGCGGACCGGCGGCGCATCTGGATCGGAATGAATGCGCGCATCGGCCGGCGACAACCCGACGGCAGTTTCATCATCGAGGGTTTCGCAACCGAAATCACCGACCGCGTCAAAGCCGAAGCGGCGTTGAAAAAGTCCGAAACCAAATTTATGAAAATATTTCAGTCCAGCCCGATCATCATGGCGTTATCGACCAGCACCGACGGGATTTTTATCGAGGTGAACCAGACATTTCTGGATAAATTGGGCTATCGAAAAGAGGAAGTCATCGGCCATTCGTCGGTGTCGCTGGGGATCCTGGGGCCGGAAGATCGTCAAAACACCTTTCGTTTTCTTTCCACCACCGGTACGTTGAAAAACCTGGAGCTTTCGGTTCGCGGAAAGAGCGGCCAACTGATCCCAGGCTTGTTTTCAGCCGAGTTCATCAAATTCGATGAGGAAAAAGTACTTTTGACCAGCTTTGTCGATCTTTCCGACCGCAAACGCGCCGAGGAAGAAAAGGCGAAATTGGAAGTTCAACTCCAACAAGCCATGAAAATGGAGGCGGTCGGCCGCTTGGCCGGCGGCGTCGCTCATGACTTCAACAATTTGTTGACGGGGATTTTGGGTTACGCGGACATGTTGCTGGCCGGCCTGGACCCGGGAAACCCGATTCATGAGGATCTGACCGAAATCCGCAAAGCGGCGGAAAGCGCCGCGAACCTGACCCGACAATTGTTGGCCTTTTCACGCAAGCAGTTGATCGAGCCGCAAATCATCGATCTCAACGAGTTGATCGCCAGTTTGCATAAAATGCTGGCCCGCCTGATCGGCGAAGATATTGAACTGGTCATCACCGCCGGAGACAAAATCGGACCGGTGAAAATCGATCCGGGCCAATTCGAACAGATTCTGATCAACCTGGCGATCAACGCTCGCGATGCCATGCCGGACGGCGGTCGCTTGACCATCGAAACAGCCAACATCGACCTGGATGAAGAATATTGCCGTCGGCAAGCTCAAATCTCGCCCGGACCTTTTGTGAGGTTGTCGATCAGTGACACGGGACACGGCATGAACAATGACGTGAAAGAACACCTTTTCGAACCGTTCTTCACCACCAAACCGAAAGGCCGGGGAACGGGCCTGGGATTGGCGACGATCTACGGCGCCGTAAAACAATCCGGCGGCGCCATCGAAGTCGATTCCGAGGAAGGCCGGGGAACGACTTTCACACTATATCTGCCGCGCTTATCGGAGACGGCGGTACCGCTGAAGATGAACAAACCGCCGCTCGAAATTTCGGGCGGCGAGGAAACGATCCTGGTGGTCGAGGACGAGAATATCGTTCGCGAACTGGCGATCAAATTTTTATCCAGTCTGGGTTATCGGGTATTGCACGCGCCGGACGGGAATCAGGCGTGCCAACTGGTTGAGAAATTCGCGGCGCCGATCGATTTGCTGATTACCGACATCGTCATGCCGGGAATGAACGGGCGACAATTGGCCGAAATATTGGTAAAAATTCATCCGGAGATGAAAGTGCTTTTTACCTCCGGTTATACGGAAGATGCGATTGTCCGCCATGGGATTATCGAAGAGGGTTTGAATTTTCTCGCCAAACCATACTCCCCTTATTCATTGGCAATTAAAATTCGGAAATTGCTCAAATAGCCCACTTTTGGGACGTTCCAATCTGCAGGATAGAATAATCATAATTAACAGAAGCACTTTGAATTTTTCACCCCGCCTTATAAATGATCTCAAGTCTCGTTTATTCAAATTTTGACCCTGAGTGACACATTTTTTGCGTATTTTTCATACGCATTGAATACGCATTCTTTCCGTGTTTTGCTTTAAGCGAATAAACCGATATGAAGAACAAGAAAGAAAAAAATTTTTAACGCGGCAAAGTCAGTGAAAAAAGGAAATAAAATTTTTCAATCCGAATTTTGGCTACTTTTCTTGTCCATTGACGGGTGAAAGCTCCAGTGGATTGTGGGGCTAAGGGATTGCAAACTAATTATTTTTCCTGTGCCTTTCCATCGGATGCGGCAATCCATCGGAGGTTCAACGCGGGTACGGGCTGGTTTGATCTCGTGATCGGACACATCGCCGGTAAAATTGGAAACAGCGGCGGAGATCGGCAAAAAGCGAATCGGATTCTTGGGCCGTCAATCGGAAGGAACAGGCGACGTTTTTGAATCGGAATCGCCGTGGGGAAAAATCGGAATTGGCAAAATCCCGCGATGTGACGGGTGGATCGGTCAGTACGAAAAAGAAAAGCCAATAAAATAGCGACACCCCGCTGGCTTTCGGCTCGAATTGATCGGTCCTCTCCTCACATTCCAACCGGCAATAGGAACGCCGGTGTTTTTTCGACCGGAGTGAAAATGGATTGCCGGTCGTCCAATCGGCCGGCTTCGCCTTTCCTGCGGAAGAAATGGGGGCCAAGAGCGAATGAACGCGGAAAAACAAGACAAAATCAGGGAAACGGTCTTACTCGTCGAAGACGAGGATATCGTCCGCAAACTCACCCACAAAATCCTGACCCGGTTGGGTTACCAGGTTTTGGTGGCTTGCAACGGTTGCGACGCTTTCACCCAATACCAGAACCATGCCGAGCCCATCGATCTGCTGTTGACCGACATGATCATGCCGAAGATGAACGGTCGAGATCTGTACACCAAGCTGAAGGAACAGCATCCCGACCTGAAGGTCCTGTTCATGTCCGGGTACAACGAAAGCATCCTGGCTCAACAGGACTCGGTGGCCGCCAACTTTTTCATTCAAAAGCCCTTTTCTTACGAATCGCTCGCGCTGAAAGTCCGCGAAGCGATCGAACAACCGGCGACCGCCTGACCGAAACCATCCGCTCACTTGTGATCGTTTCGCCAAAGGTGTAATGAAAATCCAGCCGAACCGTTCCCGGCAGCGGCCTCAGGCGCCGGCTTGATCGCGAGGGGATCCCGTTGCTGCTGATCCGAAACGAAACCGCCGCGGACATCGAAACGATCCGTCGCATCAACGACCTGGCTTTTTGCCAGCGCAACGAATCGGCGCTGGTGGAAGCCTTACGCCGGCGCGGCGCCTACACGTTATCGCTGGTCGCCGAATTAAACGGGAAATTGATCGGTCATGTCCTGTTTTCGCCGGTGACGATCGACGCCTCCGACCGCCAATTGTCCGCGCTCGGCATGGGGCCCATGGCGGTGCTGCCGGAACATCAGAAAAGTGGCGTCGGTTCCGCCCTGATCCGGCGCGGCCTGGAGATCAGCCGCGCGGACGGCTATCGGATCGTCGTCGTGGTCGGCCACCCGGATTTTTATCCGCGCTTCGGGTTTCAGGTCGCCAGCCGGTACGGCATCCGCTTCAGTTACGAAGGGCCCGATGAGCTATTCATGGCTGTGGAATTGGTCCCCGGCGCTTTGGCCGAAACCCGGGGTATCGTCCGTTACCAACCGGAGTTCGATCTGGTCTGATCATTGATGGGAAATTCACCGATGAATCGTCGCCAATTTCTGTTCTGCACCGCCGCCACCCTCGCCGGAACCGCCTGTTCGGGCGGCATCGTTTCCCGCGCGGAATCCGCCGAGACCTGGCCGACCGCGATCCGGGCCACCACGCCGCAAAAGGCTTTGGTGACGTGGTACAGCCAGACCGGCCACACACGCCGAATCGGCCGCTTGATCGGCAAAGTGCTCGAAAAAGAAGGTCTACAGGTCACCGCGCTGCCGCTCGCCGAAGTCGACACCACCGCCCTGCCCGGCTACGACCTGCTGGTTCTCGGCACGCCGGTTTACTACTTCGACGTGCCGGTGAACGTCGCGGCCTGGCTGCGGCGCCTGCCCGCCCTGACCGGAATCCCCGCGGCTTCGTTCGTCACTTTCGGCGGCGAGGGATCGAACCCGCACAACACGGCGGTCCGCTTGCTGCGGCTACTGGCCGACCGGGGCGCCGTTCCAGTGGGCCTGTCGATCTACGCGAACATGTCCACCTACGCGCCGACCTGGTCGATGGGAAGCGCCGCACGGACGCTGGCCTATCGCGATCTCCCCGACGAAAAGACCTTCGAACGAGCGCGGGCCGAGGCCCGGGCGATCGCCGATCGCGTGCGGCGCGGCCAGGCCATCAGGCCGGACAAGGAATTCAACGCCGGGGAAATCTGGCGACTGCTGGACAGTCAGGATTGGACCCGGATGCTCATCAGCGGGCACCGGATCAACGAGCAAAAATGCATCCGCTGCGGCACTTGCGTGCGAACCTGCCCCGCCGGCGCGATTCGGCTCGATCCGGCGCGGATCGATCATCGCGCCTGCCTGGCTTGTTTCGGCTGCGTCAACAACTGCCCCGCCGACGCGCAGGAAATGCGGTTTCTGCGTTACCCCGTGCAGGGCTTCGAAAGTTTCAAGAAGGCGCACGCGGTCACGACCCGGGAACCGGCCGAACTGCTCGGTTGACCGCTCCGGGTCTTCGTCAGGAATGAGTGAAAACCATCTTTTGCACCTGCACACCCTCCAGGCTCTGCAGATCCTTTTCCATGGCCTCCAACTCAGCGTCGGGGCCGCAAAGCTCCAGCAGGAGCAGGCCGGTTGGCGAGCAGATATTGCCGCTGACTTCGTGCAAACCCAAGCGGGTTTTGATGTTGCAACCGAATTGGGTCAGGATTTTTTGCACATCCGGGACTTTCTTCACACGGTCGGTGACGTGAACGCCCAAAATGACATGCTTTTCCATGTGGGCCTCCCTCTGTGTTCGGCGGGCCTGCCCGGCCCCCGGTTTGCGTCGCGCGGATCGATCGGTCTATTAATGAATTACTCGCGTCACAATGATTAGTCAAACATCACGGAGCGACTGAGACGATGCATCCGATCTTGTTTCACCTGGGCGGCCACCCTATTTATACCTATGGATTTTTTTACGGCCTGAGCATTTTCCTCGGCACGGTTTTGGGCTTGCGCCGCTTCGAGCGGGAAGGCCATGACGGCGCCTTTTACCTGAAGTCGATCCTGGTGGCCATCATCGGCGCCTTTTTCATGGGCAAGCTGTTGCACGTGGTCACCAATTGGCCGTGGTATCAAGTAAAGTGGAGCCGGCTTTGGGACCTGAGCACCGGCCACGTTTTTTACGGCGGTTATATCGGCTCGATCCTGTTCCCGTTTTTCTATTCGCGGTGGGCCAGACAGCCCTTTCTGCCGGTGCTGGACGTCACGGCGACCTACATGCCGCTGGGCCTGGCCCTGCACCGGACGTTCGCCTGCCTGATGGCGGGCTGCTGCTACGGCCGGCCGACCGACCTGCCGTGGGGCATCGTCTATCCGGCCGATGCCCTGGCGAGCCAGGCTTACGGCATGGTGCCGGTCCATCCGACGCAGTTGTACGAATCGACCTGGGCCCTGGGGATGTTCGCCGTGTTGATTTTCTACCGCCGACATTACCGCAAGGTCCCCGGCGAGCTGATCGCTCTGCAAATCGCCCTCTATTCGCTCGGGCGTTTTTTCATCGAATTTTTCCGCGGCGACGCCGACCGCGGCTCGTTCGTAGGCCTTTCCACCTCGCAATGGATCAGCCTCATTCTGGCGGCGTGCGTCGCGCTCGCCGGCATTTACCTGCGGCGCGAACGAAAAAAGGCGGCGCTCGGCGCCGCCTGACGGATCGGCAATGAGCCGGGGTTTGTTTCAGGTTTTCAGATCGACCTGCTGAATCGTCTGCGCTTGGCCGTCTTCGGTCAAATAAACGCCGGTGCTGCGGACTTGACCTTCCTTGTCGTTCTGGCTGTCGTAGAGGCCGATCTGGGTGCCGGCCTTTTGCAGGTAAATGGCGCCGACGTTCTTGCCCGCCAGCGTGTCGTATTGGTCCTGCCCCGCGGCGTTTTTCGACCATACCCGCAGATCGCCGAATACCGAGTCGCCTTCGTCGATCCAGCCGTTGGCGTCCTCGTCGAAAGTCGCCAACTCCTTGAAACCGTCGCCGGTGGTCGGGCCGAACAATTCGGTGCCGTCGGTCGCCTGGCCGTCGCCGTTGCGGTCCAGCACCAGGAAGCCGCTGCCGGACTTCACGAAGGAAACCTTCTCCGAAGTTCCGTCGGCGTCGAGGTCGAAATCGTATTTCTGATCGGTCAATTCCGCGGC
This Myxococcales bacterium DNA region includes the following protein-coding sequences:
- a CDS encoding GTPase domain-containing protein — translated: MESGRRLRQLNDELQRFLASPEPAAVQPLHGPDDLMVWFLLGGKDVGKSSFLNALFGKTINAEPRGSAEGTARFVAYLHEAYRAELQKRLDGLPIDIEFQLHQSEALRQLCVIDSPDFDSRFDRHVNQVRRVIQAGVTDGAVLLASPAKYKDRQFWQAFEKLADAISPQHILFALTKADSLGDYLAEVRADFTATIARRLGRWQDQTATSRRDEPATAVFLIDSLTKNFDFPRLEDRLLSRMTTAEVRRVQDENQQHAAELGLNQIRRHYQLDEFQTALNRAADPERQEEIFDSYFPAPYFLLLGERLRNREEIGLRLRRGLAANAEHTLAGFPTILGVGRWFGSLLPFRQAGGQFADNFDELRLPASFFQWGQENLTDRLLAARRETGAELLRQWPEMTERYLHDEHSIEIELAQCVADQLPAAGRRLFSRPFQILLNLPVYLYALFFLVLVFYPAFILLQAWSIFPAPRLADWLTLDNVRMSFFGFFGYYTIASFYVARRRRMQLGQVMDAFIQDSLGALEDRLKAMVAWPITRISRDFTVLAASLPPPGDGRPETSLNSEEKRVT
- a CDS encoding prolipoprotein diacylglyceryl transferase, translated to MHPILFHLGGHPIYTYGFFYGLSIFLGTVLGLRRFEREGHDGAFYLKSILVAIIGAFFMGKLLHVVTNWPWYQVKWSRLWDLSTGHVFYGGYIGSILFPFFYSRWARQPFLPVLDVTATYMPLGLALHRTFACLMAGCCYGRPTDLPWGIVYPADALASQAYGMVPVHPTQLYESTWALGMFAVLIFYRRHYRKVPGELIALQIALYSLGRFFIEFFRGDADRGSFVGLSTSQWISLILAACVALAGIYLRRERKKAALGAA
- a CDS encoding response regulator gives rise to the protein MNAEKQDKIRETVLLVEDEDIVRKLTHKILTRLGYQVLVACNGCDAFTQYQNHAEPIDLLLTDMIMPKMNGRDLYTKLKEQHPDLKVLFMSGYNESILAQQDSVAANFFIQKPFSYESLALKVREAIEQPATA
- a CDS encoding 4Fe-4S binding protein gives rise to the protein MNRRQFLFCTAATLAGTACSGGIVSRAESAETWPTAIRATTPQKALVTWYSQTGHTRRIGRLIGKVLEKEGLQVTALPLAEVDTTALPGYDLLVLGTPVYYFDVPVNVAAWLRRLPALTGIPAASFVTFGGEGSNPHNTAVRLLRLLADRGAVPVGLSIYANMSTYAPTWSMGSAARTLAYRDLPDEKTFERARAEARAIADRVRRGQAIRPDKEFNAGEIWRLLDSQDWTRMLISGHRINEQKCIRCGTCVRTCPAGAIRLDPARIDHRACLACFGCVNNCPADAQEMRFLRYPVQGFESFKKAHAVTTREPAELLG
- a CDS encoding PAS domain S-box protein encodes the protein MSAERKIRVLIVEDDNLAAEAAKILLEDTGYLVIGRAENGARAVELTQSLKPDVILLDIQMPGMDGLAAARRINEVRPTPLVVLTADDRPELVAEAGRVGVGAFLRKPPNAEEMNRAIIVTLARFADLTALRELNERIVAEMEISAKRENQYHSIIRTTVDGFWMMDLDGRILEANQALVEMLGYSIPELLALRVQDIEAPETAGETREHIAAAGRSGKARFEARLRHKDGRILAVEISMNILAGEEKYIVFARDSTDRRRAEQALRESEQRYRELFENAPVGIFATTSDGRAILINPMMARILGYSSIAETLAHYTDLARQLYVRPERRAELVRQLAQDGKVENFVYEALTADRRRIWIGMNARIGRRQPDGSFIIEGFATEITDRVKAEAALKKSETKFMKIFQSSPIIMALSTSTDGIFIEVNQTFLDKLGYRKEEVIGHSSVSLGILGPEDRQNTFRFLSTTGTLKNLELSVRGKSGQLIPGLFSAEFIKFDEEKVLLTSFVDLSDRKRAEEEKAKLEVQLQQAMKMEAVGRLAGGVAHDFNNLLTGILGYADMLLAGLDPGNPIHEDLTEIRKAAESAANLTRQLLAFSRKQLIEPQIIDLNELIASLHKMLARLIGEDIELVITAGDKIGPVKIDPGQFEQILINLAINARDAMPDGGRLTIETANIDLDEEYCRRQAQISPGPFVRLSISDTGHGMNNDVKEHLFEPFFTTKPKGRGTGLGLATIYGAVKQSGGAIEVDSEEGRGTTFTLYLPRLSETAVPLKMNKPPLEISGGEETILVVEDENIVRELAIKFLSSLGYRVLHAPDGNQACQLVEKFAAPIDLLITDIVMPGMNGRQLAEILVKIHPEMKVLFTSGYTEDAIVRHGIIEEGLNFLAKPYSPYSLAIKIRKLLK
- a CDS encoding PAS domain S-box protein, encoding MIAIELLRLLTEQMDLRSFIQLVLTRIQEYLTCEAVGIRLREGDDFPYFKTQGFPAEFVEMENSLCARDLSGQLLCDEIGNPLLECMCGNILCGRFDPQLPFFTPAGSFWCNNTTRLLATTTEEERQTKTRNRCNSEGYESVALIPLRSNEQTFGLLQLNDRRPDIFTREKVEFIESLASLLSMGLAIKQLNERIAGRERFLRLVIDNDPNCIFVKDLNGRYLLANRALAELYQVDVRHLEGHTDLEMTVDIPSLQLDTEIYRRDDREVIETQQIKRIPIEPFTGKNGETRWLSTVKIPLEFDQRGDCVLGVAVDVTEAQKVLAAKEESERRYRTIFENAADAIYIVSKTGCILDANRLACERLGYTKQEMTSLTLAQIDTPEFYQDVPAHMQELEQTGATFFETVHRAKDGRLFSIELSARHIDYYGEIAILSIARDITERKNREQSLRLAREELEKRVEERTRELYQTNLQLLREIDKQKRIERSLRFREDHFKRTFDQSPIGAAIVSLEFRFVRVNEEFCRITGYQEIELLSMGFPEITHPDDLEQDVRYCRQLAAGEIDHYQMEKRYIAKDGNVVWVRLSVRLMRDAQGDPLYFLPMVQDIDNRKQMEKELAEKQRSLVENNYLLEQKNTALHELMQQVKDEKERTEKQIRQHLEQFVFPLIQRLKTEDRLPSTPTLELLEDNLHNLAKTLPQDKQNQLRSLSRREIEICNMIRGGLATKEIAGILSISPRSVDTHRNKIRKKLGLTGKTINLESYLTNI
- a CDS encoding N-acetyltransferase codes for the protein MLLIRNETAADIETIRRINDLAFCQRNESALVEALRRRGAYTLSLVAELNGKLIGHVLFSPVTIDASDRQLSALGMGPMAVLPEHQKSGVGSALIRRGLEISRADGYRIVVVVGHPDFYPRFGFQVASRYGIRFSYEGPDELFMAVELVPGALAETRGIVRYQPEFDLV